The following nucleotide sequence is from Mycobacterium sp. Z3061.
ATATCAGTTTGAATTCATCTCTGCGGCGGCAGATGACCGCCGGTCACTATCGGGGTAGTGGAGGAGAAGATATGTCGTACGTGTTTGCGGCTCCGGAGTTGGTCGAGGCCGCGGCCCAGAATCTGGCGGGGATCAGCTCAGCGTTGGGCCAGGCGACGACGGCGGCTGCGGGTCCCACGACGTCGGTGCTGGCGGCCGGCGCTGACGAGGTCTCGGCGGCGATTGCGCAACTGTTCGGGACGCACGGCCAGGAATTCCAGGCCATCAGTGCACAGGCCACGGCGTTCCACGACGAGTTCGTCGCACTGCTGAATGCCGGCGCGGGCGCCTATGCGAGTGCCGAGGCCACCGGCGCGCAGACGCTGGCCGGTACGGGCCTCGCCGGCTTCGCCGATGCGGTGGCCGCACCGTATCAGGCGCTCGCCGCGAACACGGCCGGCAACCTGCAGGCCCTAGGCAGCGCTCTGGCCGCGAATCCGACGCCGGTGCTGAGCCAGCTGGCCAACAACCTTTCCGGCTACGGACCGCAGATCGTCACTGGATTCGCGAACGCCCCGGCCAGCATCGAGGCCGGCCTGAACGCGCTTTCGTCGGTCAACCCGGTCGCCGCGTTGCAGGGGATCGTCAACCAGCAGATCGGCTTCACGCAGGTGGTCGCCACGTCGCTGCAGAACGCCGGACACGACCTCGTCGCCGGATTCAGCGCGCTGCCGTCCAGCTTCCAGGCCGCCTCGCAGGCCTTTGCGGTCGGTGACGTCACCGGGGGCCTGGAACTGATCGGCGGAGGATTCCTGAACCCGTTCTTCTCCGGATTCAACACGGTGACCGGAGCTGACGGCGTCATCACGGTGACACCCACCGGTGCGATCGGGGATCTGCTGCCCATCGTTGCCATCCCCGGGCAGATGGCACAGAACTTCACCGATCTGCTGCCGATGGGTTCCGTTCCGGCTCAGGTGGCACAGCACTTCACCAACCTGGTGGACACGCTGACGGACACCGGCGTCACGTCGACCGTCGGCTTGATCGTCGATCCCAACGGCCCGTTCGGCCTCGGGGTGACGATCGACGCTCACATGGGGTTGCCACTGGCACTCGGGATCGAAGCGTTAGGCGCACCCGCAAATGGTCTGAACGCTTTGGGGACCAGTGCAACGACATTCGTCAACGCAGTTCAGAGTGGAGATCCGTTCGGCGCCGCGAGCGCTCTGTTTGGTGCGCCCGCAGCCTTCACGGACGGCTTCCTCAACGGTCAGATGACTTTGCCCATCACCATCCAAGCCCTGGGCGCCCCCACCACCCTCAACCTTCCGCTGAGCGGGCTTCTCGTTCCGGCCGCTCCGTACACCGCAGTCGTAGATGCCAGCGGGCTATTAGGGGTCCCGGGGCTGACCTTCAACTCGACCGTGACGGGCACTCCCATCGGCGGATTGATTCCAGGCCTGTTGGACTTCCTGCCCCGGAGCCTCGCGGCCGCACTCGGTGCTCCGGCGCCGGTGATCCCACCCCTCACTTTGACGTAACGGTGGAGCGGCGCGTCCCCGGTCAGAAAATTATCATTTGGCTCGTTTTGCCACGTGTGCACTGGCATCCGCTTTAGGCTCCCTCATGCCCTGATGAACGTCAGGTGAACTCCGCAACGGAGCGAGGGGAGCCCGCACATGTCGTACCTGGTTGCTACGCCGGACTTGGTCACCGCGGCCGCGGACAATTTGTCGGGCATACGCACGGCACTGGGTGCCGCCGCGTCGGCGGCGGCGGGCCCCACGACCGGTTTGGCCGTTGCTGCGGGAGACGAGATATCGGCGGCCATCTCGCAATTGTTCGGCAGCTACGGCGAGCAGTTCCAAGCGCTCAACAGGCAGGCGACCGCATTTCACGCGGAGTTCGTGAGTTTGCTGAACGGCGGCGCGGCGGCGTACGCCGCGGCCGAAGCCGCCAACTCATCGCCCTTGCAAGTGGTGCTCGACGCGGTGAATGCGCCGACCCAAACCCTGCTGGGACGCCCTCTGATCGGCAACGGCGCCAACGGCCAGGACGGAACCGGGGCAAACCCCGGGACCAATGGCGCGCCCGGCGGCATCCTCTACGGCAACGGGGGTAACGGTGGTGCCGGTGGACCCACCGGCGGCGCGGGCGGTGCCGGTGGGGCGGCCGGGCTGATCGGCAACGGCGGGATTGGCGGTGCCGGCGGTGGGGGCGCGGGTGTCGGCGGGGCCGGTGGCGCCGGTGGCGCCGGTGGCCTGCTGTTCGGCAACGGCGGTAGCGGCGGGGCCGGCGGCGTGGGGGCGACCGGAACCGGAGCCGGCGGAGCCGGTGGCAACGCCGTGCTGTTCGGTGACGGCGGGAACGGTGGCAGCGGGCCGACCGGCGGCGCCGCAGGTCGGGCGGGAGTCTTCTACGGCAACGGGGGTGACGGCGGCGCAGGGTCTGGGCAGGCCGGGGCCAACGGCGGGTTGTTCGGCGACGGTGGAAACGGCGGTTCCAGCGCGACAGCCGCCGGCGGTGGGGGTGGCAATGCCTTCTTCGGCGACGGCGGAGACGGGGGCTCGAGTTCTGCCGCCGCCGGCGGTGCCGGCGGAAACACCATGATCGGCCAGGGTGGTAATGGCGGTGCCGCTGGTGGAGCGGCGAGCGCGGCCGGCGGTAACGGCGGCAGCGTCGGGCTCTACGGCTCCGGCGGCAACGGCGCGGCAGGCGGCGCCGGCGTTGCGGTTCCCGGCCTCCTCGGCCTTTCTGGCGGCTTCGGCGGGAACGGCGGCAGCGGTGGACTGCTTGGTGGTAACGGTGGGGCCGGCGGGTCCGGCGGCACTGGTGGGGCCGGCACTACCCTCGGCGGCGGGGCGGGTGGTAACGGTGGGGCCGGCGGCAACGCTAGCTTCTTCGGTGACGGTGGGGCCGGTGGGGCCGCCGGCGCGGGCGGCGCAGGCAGTTTGCTCTTCGCTGGCGGTGACGGCGGCGCCGCCGGTAACGGGGGTAGCGGCGGACTGCTGATCGGTAACGGTGGGGCCGGTGGGGCCGGCGGGACCGGCGGCGTTGGCGGCACTACCGGCGGAAAAGGCGGCGCCGGCGGTGCCGCCGGAGTTGGTGGCGACGGCGGCCTGCTGTACGGGAACGGAGGGGACGGCGGCGCCGGCGGGGCTGGCGGGCCCCGCGCGAACGCTCTCGGGTCAGCTGGAAACGGTGCGAACGGCGGTGATGGCGGCAATGCCACGTTGTTCGGTACCGGCGGGGCCGGTGGCGCAGCCGGCGCGGGTGGAAGCCCTGGCGGAGGCGCTGCCGGAGTTCCGGGTAACGCCGGGACCAACGGGCTGTTCGGGACGGGCGGTTCGCCCGGCGCCGCCGCGCTGTCCTACTCCGCTGCGAGCACCGCTTCGCCTCTGGGCCCCTATGAAGACCTACTGGCCAACACGCGTGCCAACCTGCAGAGCATCGGCCAAACGTGGCTGGCTGATCCGGTGCCATTCCTGAACCAGTTCCTCACCAACCAGTTCAATTACGCGTCGTTGTCCTTCACGGCGCTCACCAGTGCCACCCGGGACTTCACGATCGGGCTGGCCAATGTGCCGGCGAGCCTGCGAGCCGGCGACGTGGCGGGTGCTTTGGTAGGTCTCTTCGTCAGCGGCATCAACGCCAGTGACTTCGCGAACATTCAGCTGCTCGGCACCGTGGGAGACCTGTTCCCCCCGCTGACTATCCCCGGCGACATTTCGCAGAACTTCACGAACGTGATCAGGACGGTCCTGGACACCAACATCGCCTTCACGCTGGACACCGCAACCTTGAGCGGGGCGGCGACCGTCGGATTGCCGCTGGCGATGACGCTCAATGCCGTGGGTTCGCCGATCACCACGGCGCTGGCGTTCGCAGACAGCGCAACGGCGGTTACAAGTGCTCTGCAGGCCGGAAACATCGGGGCGGCAGCGACCGCACTGATCGGTGCGCCGGCCAATATCGCCAACGGCTTCCTCAATGGCGAGGCCGTGCTGCCGCTGGAGCTGCCACTGTCGGCCACGGCCGGGCTTCCCGTGACGCTCGACATACCCGTGGGAGGGATTCTCTCGCCCCTCAGGCCGTTGGTGGCTAACGTGGTCGCCCCAGTTATCGGGCCGGTTTCCGTCACACTCGGAGGGACGCCCGCCGGAGGCATCGTTCCCGCGCTGCTGAGTTACGCACCCGCACAGCTCGCCAAAGCAATCGCCTAGCTACCGGCCGGCGCTCGCCGTCGGTTGAGGCGCCAACGCGCCGGTGCGATCGTGCATTTGAGCTCCACCGCGCGATGTGATGCGTCACTCACAAAGACCCGCTGATCTACGTTTGGGATCGGTCGGGATCGGGTACCCGCGCGCGTACAACAGATGTACAACGAGGGGGGCCAACCGTGTCATTTGTGATCGCTGAGCCGGATTTCGTCACCGCGGCTGCCGGGCAATTGGCCGGGATTCGATCCTCGATCGGTGCCGCTGCGGAGGCCGCCGCAGCTCCGACTACCGGCATCGCCCAAGCGGCGGCCGATGAAATCTCCGCAGCGATCTCACGTCTGTTCGGCGCCTACGGGCAGGAATTCCAAGCGGTCAACTCTCAGGCGGCGGCATTCCACGCCGAATTCGTGCGGCTGCTGAATGGAAGCGCGGCCGCTTATCTGTCCGCCGACATCGCCAACGCGGAGCAGGCTCTGTTAGGCGGCGCCGTCGGTTTCCCGACGGCCGCGCCCACCGACCCGCTCGGAGGCCTGCTGGGTGGGTTGCTCGGCGGAGGTGCCACCGGCGGTGGCGGTCTCCTCGGCCCTCTCACCGGCGGAACCGGTGGGCTCAATCTGGGCGGAGTCAACTTCGTCCTTCCGTCGCTTCCGTCGCTGCTATCCCCGAGCACCCTGAATTCGGCCCTCGGCAGCCTGAGCGGAGCCACCGGGCAATTGGGCCCGATCCTCGGCGGCATCGGAACCTCGCTGCAGAACCTGCTGTTTCCGCAACTCGTGGCAGCACCAGGTGTCGCCGCCTACCCCAACCCGTATCAGGTCCTGTTCGAAAACACCGTCCGGAATTTGAGCGATCTCGGTGCCAATTACCGGCCCTTCCCGATTCTCAACCAGATCGCCATCAACCAGGCCCACTACGCGCAGCTCGCGGGGAATGCGGTTGCACTCAACTTGCAAGGCTTCCCTGG
It contains:
- a CDS encoding PE family protein; the encoded protein is MSYVFAAPELVEAAAQNLAGISSALGQATTAAAGPTTSVLAAGADEVSAAIAQLFGTHGQEFQAISAQATAFHDEFVALLNAGAGAYASAEATGAQTLAGTGLAGFADAVAAPYQALAANTAGNLQALGSALAANPTPVLSQLANNLSGYGPQIVTGFANAPASIEAGLNALSSVNPVAALQGIVNQQIGFTQVVATSLQNAGHDLVAGFSALPSSFQAASQAFAVGDVTGGLELIGGGFLNPFFSGFNTVTGADGVITVTPTGAIGDLLPIVAIPGQMAQNFTDLLPMGSVPAQVAQHFTNLVDTLTDTGVTSTVGLIVDPNGPFGLGVTIDAHMGLPLALGIEALGAPANGLNALGTSATTFVNAVQSGDPFGAASALFGAPAAFTDGFLNGQMTLPITIQALGAPTTLNLPLSGLLVPAAPYTAVVDASGLLGVPGLTFNSTVTGTPIGGLIPGLLDFLPRSLAAALGAPAPVIPPLTLT
- a CDS encoding PE family protein, yielding MSYLVATPDLVTAAADNLSGIRTALGAAASAAAGPTTGLAVAAGDEISAAISQLFGSYGEQFQALNRQATAFHAEFVSLLNGGAAAYAAAEAANSSPLQVVLDAVNAPTQTLLGRPLIGNGANGQDGTGANPGTNGAPGGILYGNGGNGGAGGPTGGAGGAGGAAGLIGNGGIGGAGGGGAGVGGAGGAGGAGGLLFGNGGSGGAGGVGATGTGAGGAGGNAVLFGDGGNGGSGPTGGAAGRAGVFYGNGGDGGAGSGQAGANGGLFGDGGNGGSSATAAGGGGGNAFFGDGGDGGSSSAAAGGAGGNTMIGQGGNGGAAGGAASAAGGNGGSVGLYGSGGNGAAGGAGVAVPGLLGLSGGFGGNGGSGGLLGGNGGAGGSGGTGGAGTTLGGGAGGNGGAGGNASFFGDGGAGGAAGAGGAGSLLFAGGDGGAAGNGGSGGLLIGNGGAGGAGGTGGVGGTTGGKGGAGGAAGVGGDGGLLYGNGGDGGAGGAGGPRANALGSAGNGANGGDGGNATLFGTGGAGGAAGAGGSPGGGAAGVPGNAGTNGLFGTGGSPGAAALSYSAASTASPLGPYEDLLANTRANLQSIGQTWLADPVPFLNQFLTNQFNYASLSFTALTSATRDFTIGLANVPASLRAGDVAGALVGLFVSGINASDFANIQLLGTVGDLFPPLTIPGDISQNFTNVIRTVLDTNIAFTLDTATLSGAATVGLPLAMTLNAVGSPITTALAFADSATAVTSALQAGNIGAAATALIGAPANIANGFLNGEAVLPLELPLSATAGLPVTLDIPVGGILSPLRPLVANVVAPVIGPVSVTLGGTPAGGIVPALLSYAPAQLAKAIA